DNA sequence from the Candidatus Hydrogenedentota bacterium genome:
AGCTACGGAAGACGCCGGCGCAGAGGTTAAGACAAAGATTCCCGACGAGAGCGCCGCTGAAGATGAGACCGAACTTCCGCCTCTTCCCGTAGATGTTGCTGATGAAGCTACGGAAGACGCAGGCGCAGAGGTTAAGACAGAGATTCCCGAGGAAAGCGCCGCTGAAGATGATACCGAACTTCCGCCCCTTCCCGTAGATCTTGCCGATGAACCAACCGAAGACGCGGGCGCAGAGCTAAAGACAGAGATCCCTGAGGAAAGCGCCGCTGACGACGATTTTGAAATCCTTGCTGAATTACCGGAAGAACCGCAATCATCCGGCCCTATGTCTTCAATATCTGCAATCACGGATATCTCCCCTGATCCATCAGAAGAAGCGAAAGATGAGGAGGTTCAGGACGGAGTTACTCTTGAAGAGAAGGAATCGCTTCCCCTTTCAAAAGAGGAACATCAAGAGGATGCCATTTCGGAGTCCAAAGATAGCCATAAGTCTGATGGTGAGCAGGCGTCGAAGCCCCCTTCCTCTTGGCGGCAAAAGTTGTATGATCTTAGCTTTAAAACGATTCGTTTCCCGCGAAATGATGCCGATCAAGACAAGTAAGTTTCGGAGGTGTATTGCAGACTTTTCAAGCGCCTATCTTTAAATCACTCCCGACGCTGTGCAGTTTGTGTCACGAAACAGGATAACCATGATTGACTTCAAGGATGAGAATCTATCCCGGTATTTGAATGAGATTTCAAAAATACCTTTACTTTCCGCCTCGGAAGAACTCCGTTTCGCTAAGCAGGCACGCCAAGGAAATGCAACGGCTCGGCGCATCCTGATCATGTCCAATCTGCGCTTGGTCGTAAGTATTGCCAAGAGATATCTGTACTGCGGTCTTCCTCTTTTAGACCTGATCGAGGAAGGCAATATTGGTATTATGAAAGCGGTGGAGCGTTTCGATCCCGACCGAGGATTTAAATTTTCCACCTATGCCACGTGGTGGGTACGGCAGGCAGTCACCCGAGCACTATCCAATCAAGGCAGAACAGTCCGTGTCCCCGTGTACATTACAGACGGCCTTATTAAATACAAACGTATTTATGAAGAGCTCTATGTAAAGACGGGGAAAAAGCCAACGAGCGAAGAAATAGCCGAGGCAATGGGAATTAAACCCAGCGAAGCGAAGCGTCTGGAAATGAATGCCGAGGCCATTTCTGCCTTGGAAAATATCCAATCCACCGATGATGATAGTTTTGTTGTTGTTGCGGACACACAAAAGTCCACGTGGACCAATCAGGCGCAAACCCAATTCGAACGCAATCAGGAAATTGAAACGCTGCTTAACCTCCTGTCAGAAAAAGAAGCATCCATCATACGATACCGTTACGGATTGAAGGACGGTCGGCCCCATACGCTTGAAGAGACGGGCGTGTACTTCGACCTGACCCGAGAACGTATACGCCAGATCGAACGTAATGCCATGAAACGGATGCGTTCTTTTGTAGATAAACATCGAGAAGACTTCACACCGATTTAATATAATGGCTTAGATGCCGTGATATGATCAGTGGAAGATTAGAACGAAGCGATACAAAAAGGAGGGAGTCTAATCATGCCGCCTAAAAAAGATCCTTATACCGGTTCATCTCAACGAGTAATTGGCTTGTATAGTTTATTTCTCTTTTCGAGTCGACCCCATTCGTTGAGCCAGCTCTCTGATTTATTTCACTGTTCCAAGCAAACTGTTTTGCGTATGATTGAACAAATCGACAGGAGCCGAGGCCTTGTCCTTGACACATGGATTGATAATCGTGAACGCATGTATCAAGCCAGAAAGACCCGTCGATTACCGAATATAACCCTTGACATCGACGCGCTCAGCAAACTCTTTCTTTGCCGTGATATGGTTTGGCATATGCTCCCGACTAATTACCGAAAACAAGTGACCGAAGCATTGGAAGGGGCGACCACCTTACTGCCTGATTTTGATGATCAAGAAGATTTAAAAGCCTCTTGGGTCCACACCAAACCCAAAGGAAGAATTAACTATACCGATAAAGAGCCGTTGATTACCCACACCATCCAAGGCATTCAAGAATATCGGTTTTGTGAAATACAGTATAAAGGACCCGGCCACGATAAACCCAAAACTTTTGTTGTTGCCCCTTTTCAAATGATCGTCTTCAACGAAGGTCTTTATTTGCGCTGTTTTCTCCGCAATAAAGAGGGCAAGTTAGACTTTGATAAAGACATGTTTCTCGCTGCTCATCGCATGTATGCCGTTCAACTTTTGGAGGAAAAATTTGAAGCGATTACGGCAGATAAAGATGTACAGCAATTTACCGGAACCTTTGGACTTTATAAGGGCGCCCCTTTTCGTGTGACCGTACGGGTCTATAAAGATGCGGCTATGTATGTGAGTGAACGTGTATGGAGCGAGGATCAAGAGCTGGAATGGTCAGAAGACGGCATGCTTTTGCTGCGCTTCACCGCGACCAGTGAAAAAGAGACAGTCGCCTGGGTCTTGAGTTTTGGAGGGGAAATGGAATTGCTCGAGCCTGCCGCATTACGTAAAACAATAGAATCCCAAACGCAGCGCATTATAGCAACGCACCAATTTTCCGACTAAATCAGACATTCTCTTATAAATTCATTTTGATAACTCCTTTGTATGAGAAAGACAAATTCATGTATTACACCGGTTTTTATGATTCACCTATCGGTAAGCTTACGCTCGCCACGGACGACGATGTACTCGTTGGACTCTGGGTGGAAGGACAAAAATATTACGGGGGTTCTACGCCTGCCATGATTCAAGGCGCGCAGTATGAGGCTGTTTTTAAACCCTTTAAAAAATGGCTGGATCTTTATTTCGTAGGCAAGGAACCGCCTTTAAGCGCCTTGTCTGTCGCGCCCGTTGGCGGGGAATTTCGACAGATCGTTTGGAAATTATTATGTGAAATTCCGTACGGAGAGACCACCACTTACGGAACTCTCGCCAAAAAAACAGCAGCACTGCTCAATAAAAAAAATATGGCAGGTCAGGCTATTGGTAATGCAGTGGGGCATAACCCCATTTCCATTATCATCCCCTGCCATAGGGTTGTTGGGACAACCGGCAGTTTAACGGGTTACGCGAGCGGCATCCGGAGAAAATTGTTCTTGCTCGAATTGGAAGGCGTTGATCTGTCGGGCTTTTTTATACCGGACAAAGGTACAGCCTTATAATTATTTAAGCCCTGACTCAAGACGAATAGCGAAGCTGTGCATCTCATGAACATTTCCTGAAGATACTGAAAAGGCTATTCAATATATGTTGAGAAGATCGCTTCTTTTCCCTTCGCCGCAGCCGTCCTCCGCAAAAGAGATATGCTAAAATAGGCCGAATGATGGGTTTCTCGTTTTCTTTTCCGAAAATAACGGGCATACGTATGTATAGGTTATTCCGCATGCTTAAGTACTTCAATAAAGCCGCACCGCTGATTTCTCTGATGATGGCTATCGGGATCAGCAACGCCCATGCCTTGCCTCAACAGGGGAAATCAACACAAGAGGGGAAGGTCGGTTCGCAGGTGGTTTGGGCAAAACCTTTAGCAGCAAAAGCAATTCGCTGTCTTTTCATACTCCCTGCTGCGACAGTCTGCGACGTGAAGGAAATTGATCTGCGCCTCGATATGACGTATGAGACGGTTTCTCTTTGGGACGCCTTCCACGTAGGCTATGATCCTGCTTTGGTAAGCCATCCGCCCAAAGGAGCAACTGAAGAAGAAGTCCTGTCTCATTTAAAAAGTCTTTTGAGAAAAAAATGGGATGTCATTGTTCTTGCCAACCTAGACACGCGTATCCTGCCTGAATCCTTATTATCTGATATCCTCAACCGTGTCTCGGAAGGCGCCGGTTTGCTCACGGCCTATCTACATGATGGCGTCGAGGATTCTTTAAATAGCGTTTTAGAGAGTCTGGCAATTGATGAGGAAGCGCCCTTGTTGGGAAGCGGAATAGGCGCCTGTGCCTTTCCCGGCAGTGGAGATTTAGACGAAATTGCCACTGTCCGCCGCCATGAAAAAGGGCGGATCGTCCAGCTGGATTATCCCGGTGATGTCCCCGAAAACCACAGCTTGATTCAAAGCCCGGCAGACCCCCATACCCTCGACAGTGTCTTCGAAGATAATGCCTATTCCTTTGCCATTCGTGCCTTATGTCTTGCTGCAGATCGGTTGAATCCTGTCCGCATCGAAAGGGTAGTGGATATTTCGCCTGCCGGCCCCGATGACTTGGAAATACCGCCGGACTTTTATCCTGAATATGTACAGAGCATGCGCGATTCTATTGTTGCTCAGCCCACACGCCCCTTTCGATTGGAGTTGGATCGGCCTGCTGATCGCCAGTATGAAATACAATCGCAATTGCGGAAAGTGGACAGCGCCATTCGCATCCTCTACCAAGATACGGTACCTTTGGCGCGTGGTGAAGATGCGCATCTTTTCGAGATCCCCGCAGGGCTGGGCAGTTGTATGTTGGATGTGTGGCTCAAAACGAAAGGGGGTATTGCAGATTGGTATACGGCGCAGATCGACTTGAACGGCTGGCCTGAATTTACGAATTTGAAACTGGAAAAACATTGGCTGCTGCCCAATGATTCTCTCGAAGTGCGGATGGACGTGCGCCCTGTGGCTAACCAAAACAGAGGCGGCGCGATCTATATTCGTGCCACCGATAATTTTGATCGTGTGACTGCAACAAGCCGCCAACCTTTTTCTCACCACGGCGGCGCTTTATCCTTACGTATACACTTCACGGATTTATTGGCGTCTGTAATAAAACTTGAAGTCTTTGCGCTGGAAAGCGAGAACGTGGCGCCGTCGGAATGGGAACTCAATAACGCCTATCGGGAAGTTCGCTACTTAAGTGTCCGCCGTCACCCTTCCATGACTACTTTGGATTTAATTGCTTCAGTGGATCACATCGGTGAGTATGGGCAGCGTCATTATCTGGATACGCTCGCCCAAAGCGGTGTGTCTGTGATTCATTCGCCCGGCGGGGAAGATGCTGTTGTTGCCGTTGCACGGGCAGGGCTGGAGTTTTTGCCCGCTTTGACGCGTATCGCTTCCAAGCAGGCCCGAGACGGACTTCAACGTGATCCTTGTTTCAATGATCATGGTTACCGCAGCAATATAGATTCGCAGCTCCGTGAAGGAACCCTGAAACACTGGGCAGGAACCATGACCCGTTATTCGCTGGGCAACCGTAATCTGCTCTGTGAATCAGAGGAAAATATTTGTCAATGCGGCCTCTGTTTGGATGCTTTCCAACAAAGTTTACAACAGGAATATGGCGATTTTAACCGGCTAAACTATTCTTGGGGAACACAATTTGGTGATTGGGATTTTTTGGAACTGCCCCTGTCCATGGGACCGGGACAATCCGATGTGATTGCCCCTTGGATCGACTTTCGTGTGTTTATGGATCGTCAGTTTTCATCCTTCCACGGCTGGGCGCGCTCTTTGATCGTAGCGACCGATAAAGAGGCAAGTGTTGGTGCCTCTTTCAATGCAGACGCAACAGCGCGCCATGGATGTCATTGGCCTGACTTGTTCCGGAATTTAGATTTTGTCGCAGCTGATTATACGACGCTGTTTTTAGAAAAGGTCTTGTCTTATGGCAAGGCGAACACCTGGTCCGGCGTCGTACTCAAGGAAGGATACGACACCGACTTGCTGACATGGCTGCCTTGGAGCCTTGCTTTGAATCAGGTGTCTGCCCTTTGGCTCGACAATATATGGAGTGCCGCTTACGGGGATAGCGCCTCTATTCCCTGGTTAAACCCGGACGGCACGCCGAGCCCTGCCCTGACCGTGCTCGGCGAAACAGTGCGTGAGATTCGCGATACAGCCGGGCCCTTGCTCTATTTGGCAAAGCGGGAGAGTCCCAAGATTGGGGTCTATGATAGTCACGGTTCCCGCTTTTTCAGCGAGGTCAATACGGACTATTCTGTCTCCTTAAATGAGGCGCAGGATGCCGTGGCATCCTTATTGCATTTCAACAATCATCTCTTTCATTTCATCGACAAAGCCCGATTGAAACAATTGGCCCCGCAAAGCTATGCCGTTCTTGTGCTGCCTTTGTGCCGTACTTTGGACGAAGAAGAGCGCAGCGCCATTCAATCGTATGTGGAAGGAGGCGGCGCGGTCATAGCGGATGTACTTCCGGGCGTCTATGATGAGCATGGCATTGCCATCGCGGAAAATATAATGGAATTGTTATTCGGCGTGCGCAAAGAAGGGGAGTCTCAGATAAGCCAAGCGGCGCTGATGGTATCTGAGTCAGAATCGTCGGGAGCCATGGATGCCGGCTGGACTTGGATTGACCGTTCCGTCCAAACACAGCAAGGCTTTGCCCTTGCACAGGGCGCAGACGCTCCGGCTTGGATTATTAACCGCCATAAAAATGGCAACTCTCTTTTGCTGAATTATCCATTCCGAAACATACAACAGGAAAAAAGCAAACACTTGGTTCCTGCCGAATGCAAAGCCATGGACAGCTTTATGACCGACCTGTCAACGGTGGCCGCTACGGTGAAAACAAAAGAGGCGGGCTTTCTGGGCAGGGTCTATGCCTATAGCTTTGGAGAATCCAAAATCTATGCGGCTCAAGCTGATATGGACGCGCCCCGTCAACAAATACAGCTGCCTTTCAACGCCTCTGATGTCGTGTACAATGTATTGACAGGCGAGCAAATCCGCCGTCCCCATCATTACCGTTTTAGACTGGAGAGCGGTGAGGTACAGCTCTTTGCCGCCTTAGCCTACAAGGTAGAGACTTTGGTATTGGAGGCTCCCGATGTAGCCGCTGCGGGACAGCGCATACCGATACGCTGTCTTATTAAAGTGCCCAAAGACAAAGGGGGGAAACATGCTTTTCTGTTAGACTTTATGCCGCAAAACAAAAGCCCCTTGCCCTATTACAGGCAGTGTGTTGATTCGGATATCGGATTTGCGGAAATGCAAATTCCCTTGGCACTCAATCAAATTCCCGGCCGATACACCATCCGTGTGCGTGATATGTTGACGGGTATGGTCGCCGAACAAAGTATTAAAATCGCGACACCGGTAAAGTGATGCCCTCTTCATGGATAGGCTGGAGCTTGTTCTGCACCCTCAATTAGTCTTCCGGTCGTTCGCCTGCCGGAGCCATCTTAACCAAAGCCGGCATGAAATATCCTAAGCTTTCTGCAAGATCACGTTGACTCGCCATAACCGCTTCAATGTCTTTATACACGGCAGGAGCTTCATCAATCCCGGCAGACAATAATTTAACCTTTTTTTCTTGCACGTTTTTCATTACATCGCCCCACGATAAGATGCGTTTCGCGCGGCTTCTGCTTAACACACGACCGGCACCGTGGGAAACGCTGTTGAGACTGTCGGGATTTCCCAAGCCCCGCACGATGTATGCCCTGCTCGCCATAGAGCCCGGAATAACACCAAGTACGCCGCGCGCCGCCGGCGTCGCTCCTTTTCTGTGGACAATGACAGAGCGCCCGTCGTGATGTTCTTTCCAAGCGAAATTATGATGATTTTCCACACTTGCCAAAGAAGTCGCGCCCAGATGCCGAAGGATATGGTCATGGATCAATTCGTGGTTTGCCGCTGAATAATCGCCCATTAATTGCATGGCTTGCCAATATTCCTGCGCCTCCCCTTTATCCATGGACATCCAAGCGAGATGCCGCAATTCGGGCGGTAATCCCTTCTGAGCAGATTGAAAGATCTGGCTGTAATGACGGCAGACTTCCGCGCCCGTCCCACGGCTGCCGCTATGGGAGAGGAGCGCTAAATATTCGCCTTCCTTCAGCCCCAGCCCTTCCCGTTCCACTCGCATTGTTCCAAATTCTACAAAATGGTTGCCGCTTCCGCTAGTCCCCAGTTGCGACCATGCCCGGTCTTTCATGCGCCTTAACACGGGTGACACCGACCAATCTTTATCCATCACATCATGGTTGCGTCTCTTGATAAATGTGGCGCCCACCCCAAAGCGTGTTTCTGTTTCAATGGCACGGCGCAGATCTTCACAGCGTTCATCGCGCAGACTTTTAGCGGGCATATCTAAGACGGTAAGTTTCATACGGCAGGCAATATCGACGCCGACGGCGTAGGGGATCACCGCGTTGTCTGTGGCGAGTACGCCGCCTATAGGAAGTCCATAGCCCACGTGGGCATCGGCCATCAGCGCGCCCCGTATAGAGACCGGTAAGGAACAGGCTTGTTCCATCTGGCGTATTGCTTGGGGATCCAAATCACGACCCCATTTGCGGTAGGGCGCTCCACCCGTTGATGACTGGTGACGATTTGTCCCGCCTGCACTTTTCCCCGTGCGGATGAGCAGGGTCGAGAGCGGTGCAAATACAGGATCATCCCGATGTTTTTCGGGATTCCTCAGAGCTCGGTTCAATTTCTTTTTTAATTGCTTGAGCGACAATCCCCGTGCCTGACCGTATTGGATGCAGCTTCGTGCAGTACTCAGTTCTGTTTTGTTGGTCAATCCTAATTTATAAAGTTGTTGGTCATTCATGGATATAAGCGATCAAAGATTGAGATGAGTTCGCGATGGGCTTCGAAAGGGACGAAGGGGCGTTCATGACGGGCGAAAAAACGCAGTTCGTCCACATCGGAATCCGGTTTGATGATACCCGTCCAATGGTGTACAAGGTAGCCCAAGACAAGGATGCTCTTATAGTCGGCATTATGGGCACTGCTGACACCGAGGAGCTGCGCTTTTTCGCCGCAGAGATTTGTTTCCTCCGCCATTTCACGAAAAACGCATTCTTCCCCCGTTTCATGGGCTTCCATAAAGCCGCCGGGAAGTGCCCATGCGCCTCGGCAAGGTTCTACAGCCCGTTTGCCAAAGAGGAGCCGATCTTCCGTATCTCGGATAAAAATACAACAGGCGGGCACGGGATTATCATAATAATGGCGCTGACACGCACTGCAATAGGGGCGTTCTTTTTCACCATCTGAGAAAAAGTTTAACGGACCGCCGCAAGTGTTGCAATAGTTCCACTTAAAATCTTTAGGTTTAAAATCGGTCATGTACACAGTCTAACAGTTTATCGGCTTCTCTCTATTCCAAAAAGAGTTTTTGAGAAAAGGATCATTATCTTAATAAGCCTGCAATCAGGAAGGCCATTTCCAAGGCTTGTGCACCGTTCAACCGCGGATCACAGCGTGTCTCATAACAATTCAGTTGTGCCTCGTCGTGCAGGGAACCGCCGATACATTCGGTTACAGCGGCACCGGTTTGTTCGAAATGTACGCCGCCCAGATTAGAGTTGAGTGACGCATGAATATGAAAACATTGTTCCAGTTCGGAAAAGATATTTTTTACCTGACGCGTCTTTCTGCCGTCAGGAAGAATTTCTGTATTGCCGTGCATGGGATCACAAGACCATAAGACGGGCTGCTTTGCCCGTTGAAGGGCTTTGACCAAGGGCGGAAGCATGGATCCGATATTCTTCGTTCCGAAACGGGTGATCAACGTGATCCGTCCGGGAATGCGTTGGGGATTCAACGTTTTTATGAGCCGCACCAAAGTTGCCCCTTTACTATTCGGTCCAACCTTTATACCAATAGGATTACCGATGCCGCGCAAATATTCGACATGGGCCCCTTTTAAATCGCTGGTTCGATAGCCGATCCACAGGAAATGGGCGCCGAGATTGTAATAACCTTCTGAAGAATCCTTGCGGGTCAGGGCTTCTTCATAGGGAAGTAACAGGGCTTCGTGGGACGTAAAAAAGGAAATGCGCCGCAAGGGTTCATCCGAGTCGAGGGCGCCGATGGTGGTCATGAATCGGATCGCATCGGATATGGCGTCCACAATCTTATCGTAAGCCTGTCTGTTTTTATTGTCTTTGATAAAAGAGAGGTTCCATCGATCGGGATGATGCAGATCGGCATAGCCGCCTTCGATAAGGGCGCGGATATAATTCAGGCTTGCCGTTGCATTATGGTATCCCGTTATCATTCTCGATGGATCCGCTTTTCTCGCTTCAGCCGTCGTTTCATGACTGTTGATGAGATCACCGCGGTATACGGGCAAGGTCTGTCCTGCGATGTCTTCCATATCTTGACTGCGTGGCTTGGCATATTGTCCCGCAATACGGCCAATGCGGATGACAGGTTTACGCATGGCATAGGTAAGCACCATGCTCATTTGAAGTAAGACATAAAGCGTGTCCCTTAAAACATCGGCGCGGCAATCGGAAAAGCATTCTGCGCAATCGCCGCCATGCAAGATGAAGCGATGTCCTAAAGCGGCTTCTTCCAATTCAGCACTCAATTTGTCCACCTCTCCTCGCGTGACAATAGGCGGTTTATTCTGCAGGCTTTCCAAGCATTGAGCGAGTTGGGCGCTGTCTGAATAGTGGGGTTGTTGTGACGCCGGATAGTTGCGCCAAGATCCGGGCTGCCATCTTGAAAGTGCTGGGGTATTGGTCATTGAGGGTGCCTTAAAAACTGCTTTGTATTACATACTAAGGGTAGCATACCATATTGACCGATGATTTTTGGCAGACGAATTTCCTTTATCCTTCTGCGCATCCTGCACCAAAGGATACGCTTTTTAAAGTGGATCGCCGCAGGAAAAGTGTTATCATCATGGGATGATATCTTTGTCTCTATGGGTGACGGGATGATGCCGAAGGTGATTGGAGAATACACGCTGACCCCCAAAAACAGGAGTGATCATGGATAATGTTGGACTGGTTGTTGCAGCGTCAATGCTGCTTGCCTTGCTTAT
Encoded proteins:
- a CDS encoding RNA polymerase sigma factor RpoD/SigA, yielding MIDFKDENLSRYLNEISKIPLLSASEELRFAKQARQGNATARRILIMSNLRLVVSIAKRYLYCGLPLLDLIEEGNIGIMKAVERFDPDRGFKFSTYATWWVRQAVTRALSNQGRTVRVPVYITDGLIKYKRIYEELYVKTGKKPTSEEIAEAMGIKPSEAKRLEMNAEAISALENIQSTDDDSFVVVADTQKSTWTNQAQTQFERNQEIETLLNLLSEKEASIIRYRYGLKDGRPHTLEETGVYFDLTRERIRQIERNAMKRMRSFVDKHREDFTPI
- a CDS encoding WYL domain-containing protein, whose protein sequence is MPPKKDPYTGSSQRVIGLYSLFLFSSRPHSLSQLSDLFHCSKQTVLRMIEQIDRSRGLVLDTWIDNRERMYQARKTRRLPNITLDIDALSKLFLCRDMVWHMLPTNYRKQVTEALEGATTLLPDFDDQEDLKASWVHTKPKGRINYTDKEPLITHTIQGIQEYRFCEIQYKGPGHDKPKTFVVAPFQMIVFNEGLYLRCFLRNKEGKLDFDKDMFLAAHRMYAVQLLEEKFEAITADKDVQQFTGTFGLYKGAPFRVTVRVYKDAAMYVSERVWSEDQELEWSEDGMLLLRFTATSEKETVAWVLSFGGEMELLEPAALRKTIESQTQRIIATHQFSD
- a CDS encoding methylated-DNA--[protein]-cysteine S-methyltransferase, whose amino-acid sequence is MYYTGFYDSPIGKLTLATDDDVLVGLWVEGQKYYGGSTPAMIQGAQYEAVFKPFKKWLDLYFVGKEPPLSALSVAPVGGEFRQIVWKLLCEIPYGETTTYGTLAKKTAALLNKKNMAGQAIGNAVGHNPISIIIPCHRVVGTTGSLTGYASGIRRKLFLLELEGVDLSGFFIPDKGTAL
- a CDS encoding RtcB family protein produces the protein MNDQQLYKLGLTNKTELSTARSCIQYGQARGLSLKQLKKKLNRALRNPEKHRDDPVFAPLSTLLIRTGKSAGGTNRHQSSTGGAPYRKWGRDLDPQAIRQMEQACSLPVSIRGALMADAHVGYGLPIGGVLATDNAVIPYAVGVDIACRMKLTVLDMPAKSLRDERCEDLRRAIETETRFGVGATFIKRRNHDVMDKDWSVSPVLRRMKDRAWSQLGTSGSGNHFVEFGTMRVEREGLGLKEGEYLALLSHSGSRGTGAEVCRHYSQIFQSAQKGLPPELRHLAWMSMDKGEAQEYWQAMQLMGDYSAANHELIHDHILRHLGATSLASVENHHNFAWKEHHDGRSVIVHRKGATPAARGVLGVIPGSMASRAYIVRGLGNPDSLNSVSHGAGRVLSRSRAKRILSWGDVMKNVQEKKVKLLSAGIDEAPAVYKDIEAVMASQRDLAESLGYFMPALVKMAPAGERPED
- a CDS encoding NUDIX hydrolase — translated: MTDFKPKDFKWNYCNTCGGPLNFFSDGEKERPYCSACQRHYYDNPVPACCIFIRDTEDRLLFGKRAVEPCRGAWALPGGFMEAHETGEECVFREMAEETNLCGEKAQLLGVSSAHNADYKSILVLGYLVHHWTGIIKPDSDVDELRFFARHERPFVPFEAHRELISIFDRLYP
- a CDS encoding 3-deoxy-7-phosphoheptulonate synthase, translated to MTNTPALSRWQPGSWRNYPASQQPHYSDSAQLAQCLESLQNKPPIVTRGEVDKLSAELEEAALGHRFILHGGDCAECFSDCRADVLRDTLYVLLQMSMVLTYAMRKPVIRIGRIAGQYAKPRSQDMEDIAGQTLPVYRGDLINSHETTAEARKADPSRMITGYHNATASLNYIRALIEGGYADLHHPDRWNLSFIKDNKNRQAYDKIVDAISDAIRFMTTIGALDSDEPLRRISFFTSHEALLLPYEEALTRKDSSEGYYNLGAHFLWIGYRTSDLKGAHVEYLRGIGNPIGIKVGPNSKGATLVRLIKTLNPQRIPGRITLITRFGTKNIGSMLPPLVKALQRAKQPVLWSCDPMHGNTEILPDGRKTRQVKNIFSELEQCFHIHASLNSNLGGVHFEQTGAAVTECIGGSLHDEAQLNCYETRCDPRLNGAQALEMAFLIAGLLR